TGCACAGTTAGCATGGTTAGCTGTGAGGAGCTGCAACAGTGTTTAAAGTCAGAGCTGTGGACCAGTGCCTTTGTTCACACAAAGAAAGCACAGGTAActttaaaacatgaaaatcttggtcgaccatgatggcatcgaccaattagtcgactaaacaacCAAATTTGGCAGCCCTACTagggattgtgggaaatgttaAATTTTACTGCTCGAGTATGAAAGCTCTGAGGAGTGCAGACTGagcatttttggcacttaaccCATAATCACCATCAAACATAGAGCGCTTCATAATCTAAACTAtagaaaaatatccaaataatTAAACTTTAGCTATACCAAAAGCAATCCCCCTGCACTGTCAAAAACctcacatatacatatatatatatatatatatatatatatacacacacacacacacagacatatatatatatagacaacAGAATAACCACaatgaaaaagtaacttttgccgaatacatttaaaaaaaaaaaaaaaaacctgagtttttacttttacttgagtcaaATTTTAGACCAGGGCTTCTACTGTAATGAAGATAATTTTCAACCAAGTAGtgctacttttacttgagtaaaatatTTCAGTTACCTGCTGTGCAGATGTGACAGGAGGAATGAGGGGCCCAGGCGATGCCATTCACACATGCACGGTGGTTGTTCAGCCGCGCCACAGGAGTGCACGGGACACGCACATCAAGGATAACcaccttacacacacacacaaaggtgaTAGACCTTTAGAGTGCTGCAGAGGTCTTCCTAATGTTAGTAAATTAATGATGGTcagaatataaacattttacatCTAACGTGCCAAGTACTCAACAATGGAAAGTTTTACACTAATAACAGAGACATAAGGAACAACATCCTATTCTATAGATTGAGTTTCTACaacaataatctagtctagtgTTTTTTCTAAGTTACTTGTTATTTCattgtatattatttattaatggtagggtaggtgatttttgaaagctagcatgattttgaatgtagcctccctgatggctttgcttgtattgtgtagaaactacgttgtctcatgtctcattcaacAGTAAGTGAACAagaaactttatcattatacatgttaaaaaacatgaccaaaaactctgttttaactctgtcagtggTGAAGCACTTTCAgcgtgagctcgtgcatgcaagggatcgagaacgagcagggagacgtgattgaccaatggaaaaaaagaagcgtttttttttttaaccaaagttattacagatttacagctgctagagatgatagattttctttgttcctttttcagagcacataagatttTAAATTctatcaggacataaagacaatttcaaccaaaaacttaaagtgtatctggagaattAAACATTTGTTTAACATTTTCTCATTGGCACTTTACTGGCTTTATTTGCaagttttgtacatttctagATGTTTGGTACCTCCATGCCGTCCATCGCCATGGTAGCCAGGTAGTTCGGGTCCTGTTTGTTCCAGCAGAGGCGGAGCAATGGGTGGTGCTGTGGATCTTCATAAATAATGGTGCTGTGCTCCAAGTGCCTCAGGTCAAACATGCGCACTGACCCATCAGCTCCCACTGATGCAAACATGTCTCTGCCCCCCCCCTGCCCGGCTGAAGGCGATGTCGTAgacctgtacacacacacgcactttaATGTCATGGTGCTGGTGTCAGTACAACAGTAACATCCAACGTGAAGCAGACCTCTTTGTCATGAGCAATCAGCTGGGTTTTGACGTGTCCGGATACCAGATTCACTCGTCCCAGCACCTGGCCGGTCTCCAGACCCCAGATGGTGCAGGTGGTGTCAATGCTTGATGTGcctaaaaaacagtttaaatgtcTCAGAAGGGAAGCCAAATCAAATTCTTTATATTTTGGTAAGCGACAGTCACGTGAACAAACGTAAGCATCAAGGCCCCACCAGGTACCTATCAAACAATGGGTTCTCTCTGAGGGGTTGATTCATTAAGATGTAAAATAAAGCTGGTAAACCAGgtgtgtccctaaatcctttggtggcatTGTTTCCTTATCTGCTGTGgtgaattcactaagattgcagcgcTAATAGGTGGCGTGTAGacgtggtggagaccgccctatttaaatgaacattttactgGTTCAagatggagaggtgagtgcacagaagaactaaatgacatttgaagaaggtCAATTAGAGGCTGGtagacttctctgtctgctgcacaaacatttaataatgtagaaaactaaatcaaCTAATACAAGTGCTattaaatacactttaaaacctaataaaTGTTGGACACTGATCAGTCCATAGAAAACAGGAGCAGCTTGGGACAGCattgtcctattgatctgttgatatcattgatctgagttattgTAGCAACAGATAAATCAGTCTGCAGCactgaagatgatctactgagaatcatccagcaggtctgagctcctgagtagtGCTCTGATGGGATCCTTGTTCCATCACTGAATAAATGActcagctgattctggtctGACGCTCTTTACCATCAACGCGACACAAAGAGTTTGAGTCCAAACATGTAGAGGAACATAGACACAGCTCAGGTGGGTCCGGAACGACATCCATGGAGCTCCGTGTACAGCGACTCTCCACTGCCACTGTGAATGGTCTTAAAAGTTAACAGAAGGATCTTGAAGTGGATGCGGAATTGAATGGGAAGCCAGTGGAGCTGGTGGAGAACAGGAGTGATGTGGGAGGTAGAGGGGGTTTTGGTCATGATGCAGGCAGCTGAGTTTTGGACTAACTGGAGTTTATGGAGGGATTTACTGGGGAGACCAAAGAGAAGGAATTACAGTAATCAAGCCGGGAAGTGATGAGGATACAAGCAGGGTGAGGGAGGGGTAGAGGCCATTAATGTTACGGAGGTGGAAATATGCGGACCGGGTGATATTATTGATGTGGGATTAGTAAAATAGAGTGCTGTcgaggatgacacccagactcttaacCTGTGGGGAGGGGGAAATGGAGGAGTTGTTGATTTCGATGGAGAAACTATTGGATTTGGATTTTTATCACTGTTGAGTTTTAGGAGATTATGATTTAACCATGATTTAGGAGATTGTGATTTAACCATGATTTAGGAGATTGTGATTTAACCATGATTTAGGAGATTATGATTTAACTAACGCCAATGGAAGCTAATCTTTTCAGAAGGGTGGTGTGAGAGAGGGTGTTGAATAATGCACTCATGTCGAGAAGGATGAGGATGGTGAGGCGTCCAGAATCAGCTGCCATGAGGAAATCATTGGTTATTTTGTAAAAGTGCTGTTTCAGTGCTATGGAGGGGGTGAAAACCGGACTGAAACTGTTCATAGAGGTTATTGTGGGATAGGTGTGAGTGAAGCTGGCTGGCGACTGTTTTTTCGAGAAATTTACTGATGAAGGGGAGATTGGAGATGGGACAAAAGttattgaaattggaaaaatcAGCACCGGGGTTTTTTTTCAGGATTGGAGTTATTGCAGCGGTTTTGAAGGATAAGGGAACAGTTCCAGTGATGATGATGGCAGATATGATGGGAATCAGAGAGGGAAGGGAGGCTTTGACCAGGAATGTGGGGAAAGGGTGCAACTGACAGAAGGATGGTTTGGACTGATGGATGAGGCCTGAGATTTCAGAGGGGTGGGGAGTTGGAAGGTGGAAAAGGAATGAGTAAATGGGAAGGATTCTGGTCAGATGGGGAGAGGAGAGTTCTGACTGAGGTGGTGATGAATGTTCTGGATTTTTGAGGTGAGAAATGACATTAGGCATTCACAGGATGTGGTGGAGTAGAAGTGAGGTGGCAGTGAGTCAGGGGGGCAGGTGAGTTTATAGAGGAGAGAAAACAGAGACCAAAGTAATATTGGATTTAGTTTGAGTAATGGAGTCTTTGTACTGGAGGATGTGGTTATTGTACATGTGTTTGAAAATAGTGAGGTGGGTTTTTTATGGAGGCCCCGCCCTAAAAAGGTCTCCtagagcagcgattctcaactggtgggtcgggacccaaaagtgggtcatggacctctactgggtgggtcgcgaacagctggtaaaaaatatctcatgttggacttttattttgaaagaaacttttcttttgacagtcatgctgtgaaatgcatgttacacaggaaaatatatagatttatgttttaaaaaagattatatatgtgtgttttcaacagctattttggaaaaaaattaatttggttggttgaataaaaaaaaaaaactgggtcacgatttaatgaccgtggtaaaatgtgggtcccagggtaagaccagttgagaacccctgtcctAGAGGATGTTGACATCCGGTcataaaatatcaatataacattacagcctgattcaacgagcattaatggaggagtcGTCATTTAAAAACTagggcccccgggggccccgtggcacatacggagtaatgggccccattcatatattgggaTGTGTCCATGATTCGAGACCATAAATTGTCACaactaaatgagaaaatgactttaatggaaattaccaggaaaaggggggtgggccccatTTAAAATAAAGGGCCCCGAGCgtcatattcattcataccaaactgcattccgatctaaagAGAACTAatagaggagtagtcatttaaaaaatggggcaCCCAGGTGCCCCCGTGACACGCATGGTATAATGCGcctcatttatatattggtatgtgccttTGATTCGATACCACCAATCGTCGTCATATTTGActgacaaataaatgaaaaatcgactttcttttttttggggggaataaATAATTGCGtgtttctcattttcgaactccatcaaggtattgatactctgaagccacacacagaatttggttatcctatcttaaacagtttccaCTTTAACTAGGACGGACaaacggagctcaaacctataaccCCCTTCCACtttagggctgtagtcaaccaaggaaatggttggtcgaccaagactatggcacacgttGCGATTAGGGGTGTAAATCACCAGTTTCATCAGAATACGATGTGATGTCGATATGTTTGGATGACGATACGATGCTCGCTGATTTCACAGtctgtcacgatacgatttcgATTCAATTCAAAAGCCTGCAATCGATATGATGCAATATCATATGCCCATCtcacacaatcatttacatgtttatcaactcccaaaaaacaactgaaatatgatttgaccattttatttctaaggtatcaggcattaaataaacagtataaacaCCATTCTGTAACATTAAACTGTGTTTGACTTTGAATTGTGTGTGATAAAAAGTATCTAgtagtattatttaaattatatatgGTGCAAtacgtttttaatattattaaaatatggctttaaaaacagttgatttcactgtaacagatggaaaaaagtgtcactagaatgttaatattattttaacaatgacatgttaatgatgccacactgttaaataactaagtataaaaacgtattttaaggggcatatgatgaatttgcgtaaaacaaaaataaccacatggtttacttgttttgatttggttttaaaacggaataaccaatgaacgaagggtacacggataatAATGCTCCATATAtggttttgataaaaaaaaaaaaaattctttaatattaaataaatatctaaaGTGGACTTCCAGACACTTGGTATTCAGTAgtcctgtttatttacatgaatAAATGCTGTTTGTTGTGGGGAGTTAGTATAAATCAACCCATTTACGAGCACTGACCGAATACTGACAGATCTCAGTTTGCGTCTGTGCACTCACGCGCATGCTAAACCACTAGCAAAACAACCTTCTCCACCCCAAATCATCTTATCGTCTTAAAATCAGAATCACGGATggagctttacaggcacagctAAGTTAAACTGGCACTAGAGGTCCTGTAGTTagcagtcagtgatgatttgcgttgttttagacggtgtttgtggtgatttaagatgagtttaatgcagccaggacaggaggaaagagcgcggtgcacctaataagtggtccccggaaacatttccccataaaataCGTTCTTTGCAACACGGTgacgattttgtccatttccgcgtttaaacgtttttattggtcgattccgtccaAGATTTCGTTAACGCGGATTTTCTAGGTCCCtaattaggtatttatatcagagcctgacctgaaacccacaattaaaacctatgttttcctcatacaaatgacatatttacatttgttttagtggtaaacctacttttattaataaactgttaatgtcaatatcAGATCAGCGGACATGGAAACAAACAGGTGCGCAGTGTGCTAGCCTCTGCCCTACTTGTGGGGAGTTGGGGCATGGGTAAGTGTGGAGAGGGCACTGGCAGGGGGCCTCAGGGtgtggatgcactggcatgccttgggctgtgggataattAACCTTTcatacgttgatcccaaatatccTTTTTAGGtaaaaccactcactcctttGCTCTGTTCAAGGCCACaaccattatacttaagctgggtgctgtgtcaccaccttcaatttctccacacccGTCACCAGACCTGTTCAATAGCTCAATATGCATAACTATGACATCGCATTGCATCCTCAGCATGATCAAAATAGTTGACTCTTACCCACCTCTTTCATTGTCCCATCCTAactctctcttccctgttccttccCCCGTCACCAAGGGGGAAAGGGAACattgctctctctttttatatagttcctctaataaagtttttcttacccttccttaggaagggctgctgatggtcaaaaaataaaaaaggaaaggcAACACATAGTTAGCTGAACTGGTATATAAAAGGGCACCAAGAAAGTACAACAAGCTCTTGAAACTGCCAAACAAAGACTTAGGGATCTGTCCATGCTGGATTGACAATTGAACTATACAAGACCAACATAGGTCATAAAGAACCCCATGGGAATAGAGACCAACTCAAAGCCCCTTGCCCAAGTCTACATTAGGTACGGCATATACCAAGGAGATGCACCGTCTCCACTGCAGTTCTGCATAGGCCTCAACTCCCTCAATCAAATATTCAACAAGACTAGCAATGGATACCGGTTCATAAAAGGAGTAACAATCAGTCACTTTCTCTACATagatgacatcaagctgtatGCTAAAAATGAGCTAGACATCAACTCACTGATCCATAGGACGGAATCCAATAGAGGGCCACAGGGGAACATGTACTTTCTTAGCAGCTACTCACAcattagtatttttattttttttaccgaGCAGGTTGGGATCCACCTCGTTCCAGTCAAAAGAGGTGAGGGGAGCGCAGAAGTCTGAATTCTTGTTGTTATTCAACAAACACTCAAGGCGTGTCTCTGTGTCACTGACCTGGGAAAGGAATGCAAAAGATAAGTGAATGAACCCACAAGACAAGCCCTCCACACACTAAATATAAGCCAGCAACATTCTGCTAAATAGGAGGGATCTCAATAACagatctaataataataaaattacataTTAATCAGTGGCACTTTTAATGGCACTCTTTGACACCTTACATAGTAGTGTATACatacaataaatcaataaatttgTATAAGGAATGAAGGGTTTGTAATAAGTTATTGTACCCTCCAAATGCGCAGGTAGTCGCCGCTTGTTGCCAGGAGGTCTGGATACACCCCCTTGGTGTCTGGGATCCACATGATCTTGGTGGTGGGGTACGGGTGGTCAAAGGTGTTCCTGCAGACAAACTCTGAGCTTTCTTCCTCCAGGCCAACCAGCTGAACCTGATCAGGGACAAAGACAACTACTGTGAGAGCAGAATCCATCACATCAGGCTGGATTTGCATTAGAACAAATATCCATTAGCACAGCCAGGAGTGCCAACTGCaaggctttacaccgatctgattGGCTATATCGAACAGgccgatatttagcatttttcgcaattaatgtgatcggctgtaatgtcttaattcgccgatccgatcaatgacgtcattttcGTGGTGAAACTTTCCGTAGATGCTttgtttgcattgttttatcatctccTTTACACCCAAGAGTTGCTTGCTTTATGTGACACAGCTTTATTttactcacatttgtgcacaaaggtgaaaacctatgagtgAACACTAGTGAAAATGTCTCTGTTGGAGCGGAGTGGCTGAGCACCAGACATCTTCCTcagtctactggctctgaaagctgggactctgtgtgtgtgtgtgtgtgcgtcttgTTTATTCAGCCCAAGCATGTTAAACGGGAAAGTGCTAAAGTGGAGCGATGCCTCCCGTTTACTTTCGCTTTCACAGTGGAGACTTCTGTCAATTTCAcatagtgttataaaggggtatatttgcggatGCAAAttaaaatagcatgtgcaatttccatggtttaattttatgggacatgcgcatgataaatgtgtttgttgtttttatactcatttttatttttgtttgatgtatttttctgtaatgtatatttttggagtcattatgtgtatttttgtatctttctgttgtctttttgtataattaatgttttttttgtagcgtgattctggagtcactttgtgtatttttgtttttttggtgtagttttgtgcattgttgttgtcattttagtgtattttgaatcattttcatgtttttgttgtcgtttggtgtatttttctgtaatggatgttttttggagtcatgtgtatttttgtatgtctctgttgtctttttgtgcattttttctgtaattatagttttttgttgccacttgccattgtagtgtaatagagttgtcaattatggccaaacgAGTATGTGTTTTGAAGGTTggaatgtacaaagaggtgtacatactctgttactgttataaaggggtatatttgcgggtgcaaaataaaatagtgtgtgcgatttACCTGGTTTGATTCTATGGGACAtttgcatgataaatgtgtttagttttttttactcatttttatatttttttcgtttggtgtatttttctgtaatgatgtttttggagtcatgcgtatttttgtatctctctgttgtcttttgtgaattttttctgtaattatagttATTTGTTGCCACTGTAGTGAAatactggagtcattttgtgtatttttttatctttttcgtgtagttttgtgcatttctgttgtcatttggtgtataaatacttatttttttgtgtattctgagtcattttcatattttttgttgtttggtgtatttttctgtaatgtgt
The Gouania willdenowi chromosome 8, fGouWil2.1, whole genome shotgun sequence genome window above contains:
- the dcaf7 gene encoding LOW QUALITY PROTEIN: DDB1- and CUL4-associated factor 7 (The sequence of the model RefSeq protein was modified relative to this genomic sequence to represent the inferred CDS: deleted 1 base in 1 codon), yielding MSLHGKRKEIYKYEAPWTVYAMNWSVRPDKRFRLALGSFVEEYNNKVQLVGLEEESSEFVCRNTFDHPYPTTKIMWIPDTKGVYPDLLATSGDYLRIWRVSDTETRLECLLNNNKNSDFCAPLTSFDWNEVDPNLLGTSSIDTTCTIWGLETGQVLGRVNLVSGHVKTQLIAHDKEVYDIAFSRAGGGRDMFASVGADGSVRMFDLRHLEHSTIIYEDPQHHPLLRLCWNKQDPNYLATMAMDGMEVVILDVRVPCTPVARLNNHRACVNGIAWAPHSSCHICTAADDHQALIWDIQQMPRAIEDPILAYTAEGEINNVQWASTQPDWIAICYNNCLEILRV